CGGGAGAAGGCGAGGGAGCTGATCGCCGGGTTCCCGGGGTGCCAGGTGATGGACGACCCGGCGAACAACGTCTACCCGATGCCGCTGTTCGCGGAGGGAAAGGACGACTGCTACGTCGGCCGGATCCGCGAGGACGACAGCGCCGAGAACTGCCTCAATCTCTGGGTGTGTGGCGACCAGCTCCGAAAGGGGGCGGCCTTGAACGCCGTCCAGATCGCCGAGGTCCTCGCGCAGAAGTACCTGCAGCGCGCGGCCGTCTGACCGCCGCCGGGAAGCGCGTGGCCCAACGGACACCGGGAGCGGGGGTTCTTCCTCCGCTCCCGGTTTTTTTTCGACAAGCATGATTCGCTTGATGGCAGCCGCCGACCTCTTGAAGACTACGAATCGCAGGTGGAGGCCGCCCCACTCCCAGATAAGTAGCGCTCCCTGGGGTACCCCGGCTGACGGAAGAGGGGGGGCAATGTCGCGCCGGGTTAAGCTCGCCGTCGCGTACGACGGAACGGCGTACGCCGGGTGGCAGGTCCAGCCGAACGGGCCGACCATCCAGGCGACGGTGGAGGAGGTGCTTGCCCGGATCCTGCAGGAGCCGGTGCGGGTTCGGGCCGCGGGCCGCACCGACGCCGGAGTCCACGCCCGGGAGCAGGTCGTCGATTTCGCCGACGCCGGCGTGCGGGATCTCGTCACGATCGTCCACGGCGGAAACGCCCTTCTCCCTCCCGCCATCCGCATCCTCTCCGCTTCCATCGTGCCGGAGACGTTCGACGCGAGGCGCCACGCGACGGGGAAGGAGTACCGGTATTTCCTGTACCTTTCCCCGGTCGATTCGCCGTTTCTCTCCCGCTACGCATGGCATATCGAGAAGCCCCTCGACCTGGACGCGGTGCGGGAGGGCCTTTCGCACCTGGTCGGGGAACACGACTTCAGCTCGTTCCGCGGGCAGGGGTGCACGGCGATGTCGCCGGTCCGCACGATCTTCCGGGCGGAGGTAGCGAAGCACGACGTCCCGGGGCTGGTCTCCATCGACGTGGCCGGGGCCGGCTTCCTGCGCCACATGGTGCGAAACATCGTCGGAACGGTCGTGGACGCGGGGAAGGGGAAGCATTCCGCGGATCACGTCCGGGAGATCCTTCGGGCGCGCGACCGGACCGCCGCCGGGGTCAACGCCCCCCCCCACGGCCTCTTCCTCTGGCGCGTGTCGTACTGACAAGCCGCCCTGCGGGAACTACTTCGAGGGGAGCGAGAGAGCGAACTTCATCGCCTTTTCGATCCACGCCTTGAGGTCCCGGGGTGATGCGAATCCCGCCGGATCGACGTAGACCAGTCCTTTCATCGGCCTTCCCGTGAAGTCCATGGCACTTGCGTGAGGCCGGGAAAGGGCCGTTTCGTACCCTTTCGGCCCAACCCGGAGCATCAGGCGGTCGCCGATCACCCCGCAGCACATGTTGCCCCGGACCATGAACGCGATCCCGCCGAACATCTTTTTCTCCACGACGTTCGGCGCCCCCGCCAACGCTTCTCGGACCCTACCCGCCACCGCCTCGTCAAAGGCCATCTCGTCCCCCTCCGTTTGCGCCGGCATGCAGCGCCCTGAATATGTAGATGGCGTGAGCGTTCCGGGGTTTCTCCCGTCTATCCATCCTCCGGGCTTCGCACCACGAGGCCCGGACGATTCAGGACGTGGGTGTAGATCATCGTCGTCTGGACATCGCTGTGCCCGAGCAGTTCCTGCACCGTACGAATGTCCGCGCCGGATTCGAGCAGATGGGTGGCGAAGCAGTGCCGCAGCGTGTGGCAGGCGACGGGCTTCGCGATGTCCGCCTTGCGCGCCGCATACCGGACGGCACGCTGAAGGGCCGACTCGTGGAGGTGGTGGCGCCGTGTTTTCCCAGTGGCCGGTTCGACGTAAAGGCGCGAGGCCGGAAAGACGTACTGCCAAGGCCACTCGCGGGGCGCGCCGGGGTATTTGCGTTCGAGGGCAGGCCAGAAGGTCGTACCGGCGTATCCAAGTTCCAGGTCCCGGGCATGGAGCGTTCGGACGTAAGCAAGATGGGCGGTGAGCCGCTCCCGCCACCTTTCGGGAAGAACCGTCATCCGGTCCTTCTGTCCCTTCCCGTCCCGGACCGAGATCTGGCGGCGATCCAGGTCGATGTCCATTACCCGCAACCGCAATGCTTCCATGAGCCGCATGCCGCCGCCATATAACAGCGCCGCGGGCAGCCGATACGGAGCATCGACCGCCTCCAGCAACCGTCGAACTTCCTCCCGGCTCAGGACCACGGGCAACTTTCTCGGCCGCTTCGATCGCTGGAACTCCCCGAGGTCGCCGAATGGAGCCCCGATGACGTGCTTGAAGTGGAATACAAGCGCGTTCAGCGCAAGCCCCTGCGTCGATGCCGACATCCGCTCCGACATCACCAGACATTCGAGGAACGCGCGCACGGAATCGGCATCCTGCGTGACGCCGGCGTCACGGCAGAAGGCGAGGAAGCGGTTTACCCAGAAAACGTACGATTCTTCGGTTCGAATCGAATAGCGGCGGCACCGGATCGCGTACCGTAGGCGATCGGCCGGCCCATCTCCCTTGGGCTGAGGGACGTCAGGGGGAGGAGGAAGGGCCGGAATCCGGATCGCCCGGGCCCACGCTTGACCGAATACGCTTCCGAGGAGTATGGTCAGAGCATCTGTTGCCTGCTCCACCTGCCAACCGGAAATACTCGGGGAGGAGGCGAGTGTGGTAAGGAATCCCTTGGCGTCGTCGTGTGTTGCGAGGTGAAGCGGCCTGCCGGCAAGATAAGCGGCGAACCTTCTCGCCCAGATCAAATACCACTTCAATTTCGATTCGGGACGGCCTCGCAAGGCGAGAGCTTTACGGAACGGCTCTGTCCAGGACTCCGTGGGTGCTCCCCAGTGATCCTCATCGAAATCGGTTCCCATGGAAACACCTCCTGCCGTTTCCAGGGGGACCCAGCAAAGACCATGCTATACGGCACGGGCTACGACCACCCGCACCCCGCGCCGCCCAAGAAGGAACATTACGGCCCGGGCTGGGCACCTGTCCCAGCCCGCTCCGTCTAATCAACTGTTAGGCTCGTGATATAAAGGGAAATGCATCTAAGGCATAAGGCCAATGCGGGGGGAACGACATGAAAAGCGACATGACGATGATTTACTGGAAAAGCGGAAAATGGTGGCTTGGGAAATTGAAAGAACATCCTGAAATTATGACCCAAGGCAAGACATTGAAAGAATTAGAAGAAAATATTATAGATGCATACAAAATGCTGTTAATGGAAGATGTACCTACAAAACATCATGAAAAGTCTTTAGCCATATGAAACGAAAGGAGTTCATAAAAGGACTCCTGGAAGACGGATGTGTGCTATTAAGG
This bacterium DNA region includes the following protein-coding sequences:
- a CDS encoding site-specific integrase codes for the protein MGTDFDEDHWGAPTESWTEPFRKALALRGRPESKLKWYLIWARRFAAYLAGRPLHLATHDDAKGFLTTLASSPSISGWQVEQATDALTILLGSVFGQAWARAIRIPALPPPPDVPQPKGDGPADRLRYAIRCRRYSIRTEESYVFWVNRFLAFCRDAGVTQDADSVRAFLECLVMSERMSASTQGLALNALVFHFKHVIGAPFGDLGEFQRSKRPRKLPVVLSREEVRRLLEAVDAPYRLPAALLYGGGMRLMEALRLRVMDIDLDRRQISVRDGKGQKDRMTVLPERWRERLTAHLAYVRTLHARDLELGYAGTTFWPALERKYPGAPREWPWQYVFPASRLYVEPATGKTRRHHLHESALQRAVRYAARKADIAKPVACHTLRHCFATHLLESGADIRTVQELLGHSDVQTTMIYTHVLNRPGLVVRSPEDG
- a CDS encoding TfoX/Sxy family protein produces the protein MAFDEAVAGRVREALAGAPNVVEKKMFGGIAFMVRGNMCCGVIGDRLMLRVGPKGYETALSRPHASAMDFTGRPMKGLVYVDPAGFASPRDLKAWIEKAMKFALSLPSK
- a CDS encoding type II toxin-antitoxin system HicB family antitoxin, which translates into the protein MKSDMTMIYWKSGKWWLGKLKEHPEIMTQGKTLKELEENIIDAYKMLLMEDVPTKHHEKSLAI
- the truA gene encoding tRNA pseudouridine(38-40) synthase TruA, producing the protein MSRRVKLAVAYDGTAYAGWQVQPNGPTIQATVEEVLARILQEPVRVRAAGRTDAGVHAREQVVDFADAGVRDLVTIVHGGNALLPPAIRILSASIVPETFDARRHATGKEYRYFLYLSPVDSPFLSRYAWHIEKPLDLDAVREGLSHLVGEHDFSSFRGQGCTAMSPVRTIFRAEVAKHDVPGLVSIDVAGAGFLRHMVRNIVGTVVDAGKGKHSADHVREILRARDRTAAGVNAPPHGLFLWRVSY